The DNA sequence TTATATAGCTCGATCTAACTACTTCCTTCCTAATCTGATCTAGTAGCTGGGGTTTAAGTTCGATATCCCTGATCAACTTCTCAGCCTTCTCAGCGCTCACGGTACCACCCCCTTCATCACCACCGAGGATTTTTTAACGTAACTCAGGCATCCGCTCTGGACCTCTGCCACTTTCAAAGGCCGATCTTCCGTAGTGAGGACCTCTCACATCACCCACACGAGTCCTCTATCTGCATGGGGCATTTGAGCCCGAAGGCGAGGGGATCCGTTGAGCGGCTCAGAACTAAGCACGGGTTCTCTTGGAGATAAGTAATTAGATTCAAGCTTGCAACGTAATGCTTTACGACCTATCCCCCAGCGATCCCTCTCGGGATGCTAGAAGCTCTATCTTCCTTCTCCTATCCTCTATCTCCCTATCCAATATAGAAATTAACTCGGCTCTTGAGTTAATATCGTTTAAAATTGATGAGAATTCTGATAGAACTCTGGTAAGCTCTGTAACTCTCTCATTACTCGATTCGATCAGTTCAACCATTCTCATGAAGTTAGAGACCGCTGGGTACAGTTTCCTGACCAGAAGCTCGGAGGATTCCTTGACCTGCTGCGACATGCCCCTTATGTCATCGCTGAGGTCCTGCCTTATCCTCCTCAGCTCCTCTATCTCCGCTATTAAGAGCTCCTTCTTACTCTCTAAAGACTTTATCTCAGAGCTGATCTTCCTAGAGGCATCTTCGAGTCTGGAAACCTCGCTTCTCAAGGCAGATAGCTTGATTTCCATTGATGCTATCTCTGATTCCAATGAGGATTTCTTAGCCTCCATTGAGTTTAATTCGGATCTCAGTCTCTCCCTCCCCTCCTTAAGCGCATCCAGATCTTTCTCCAGCTCCTTTATCTGAGAATCTATCTGCTCCATGACGGACCTCTTGTCCGTTATGTCCTGCTCGAGTGAGAGTCTCCTCCTCTGCAACTCCTCCACCCACTTGATGAGCATCTGATACCTATTGTTCAATCCCTCAACTTCCTTGCTTAGCTTCCCAGCTATTTTACTGAGCTCCCTTATCCTCTCCTCGAGCTCTTCCTCCTCAGCCATCTTCTCATCAAGATCCTCTTTATCCATCACTCACCTCCCTTCAGAGGTATCACGAGGATTTTAACGTGACGTCGGAATGAGAGTGATCACTACGAGAGGTAGCTTCGGAGCTAACCTAATCAGGCTATTGCCTTGATTTCCCCGAGTGAGGAAGTAAACTAATTAACTGGCAACTCCGAGGGGCTGGAGATTGTCATCGGTATGAGTAACGGGTTTATGGGAAATACGTTTACAAAATAGGATTATGTACCATTGAAACTTGTAAGTTAATCTATTTCTCTTTTGATGAATATTATAGTATAAAAGACGTGGTTGATTCTGTTCCGGGGCATTGTTTCATTAGAAGTATTATTAGCTTCTATCAAACTCGGTATGGTGATGCTGCCCAACTACAGGATAAGATTGTTCAAGCCGGAGGACCTGGAGGACGTTGAGAGGATAAACAGGATATTTCTACCCGAGAACTACCCAAGCTACTTCTTCATGGAGAACTACAGGAGGTTCCCGAATAGTTTCCTCGTTGCTGAGACTGATGAGGGCAAGATAGTCGGATATGTGATGTGCAGGGTTGAGCCTCACTACATCAAGGGCATCACGTTGATCTTAGGGCACGTCCTCTCGATTGCCGTGAGCAAGGAGCACAGGAGGAGAGGGATAGGTGAAGCTCTGATGCTGAAAGCAGAGGAGGGATTGCTCACATACGGATCAGAAGTTATCTACTTAGAGGTTAGAGTCTCCAATGAGCCTGCGATAAGGTTATATGAGAAGTTGGGTTACAAGAAGCTTGGGATAATCCCCTTCTATTACGCGGATGGGGAGGATGCCTTCCTCATGTACAAGGTGGTTAAGGAGGGTTTGGACGATTCCCTGGTATACCAAGCTCTGGGGAGGAGAGTCACCTCTTGACTAAGCCGGTGGACCTCAGGAACATGAGGAGCCCTAGGGCCATAGTGCAGATAGCTAAGATAGTCAGCAAGTCCCCACCTGGAGAGACTATCAGCTTTTTAGTCGGTGATAAGGAGAGCATCGATGACATCTATGATTGGGTTGAGAGGACCGGTCACATAATCAGGTCCGTCTCCGAGAGGGATGGTTACTGGCTCGTCCAGATAACGAAGAAGGGGGGATAAACTTGCCGAAGGTGAAGGACCCGAGCCTCGCCGAGAGGGGTAGGAGGTCGATAGAGTGGGCTAGAGCACACATGCCAGTGTTATCGGAGATATCCAGGAGGTTCCTGAGGGAGAGGCCTCTGGAGGGTATCAAGATATCGGCTAGCATGCATGTAACGAAGGAGACAGCGGTGCTAATGCTCGCTCTCATGGATGGGGGTGCTTATGTCTTCCTCGCACCATCAAACCCGTTATCGACTCAGGACGATGTTGCAGCTGCCCTAGCGGATGAGGGTATAGAAGTTTACGCTTGGAGGGGTATGTCTGACTCAGACTACCTGTGGGCTATAGAGGAATGTCTGAAGGCTAAGCCAGACATAACTATGGACGATGGAGGGGATCTAACCGTGATAGCTCACGAGAAAGGTTACGCTGATGGAATAGCCGGAGGCACTGAGGAGACCACCACCGGGATCATGAGGGAGAGGGCGCTGGAGAGGGAGGGGAAGCTCAGGTACCCTATAATAGCTGTGAATGATGCTGAGACGAAGAGGAACTTTGATAACGTTTACGGCACTGGGCAGAGCACGATAGACGGTATACTGAGAGCTACCAATGTCATGCTCGCGGGTAAGTGGTTCGTGGTAGCGGGCTACGGTTACGTCGGGAGGGGGATCGCCTCCAGAGCCCGGGGAATGGGAGCCAAGGTCATAGTAACGGAGGTTGACCCCATAAGAGCTCTGATGGCTGCTATGGACGGCTTCATAGTCATGCCAATGCGTGAAGCTGCTAAGATCGGGGATATCTTCGTCACAGCTACCGGTAACAGGGATGTGATAAGGGCTGAGCACTTGAGCCTGATGAGGGACGGCGCCCTGCTAGCGAACGCTGGTCACTTCGATGTGGAGGTCTCGCTGAAGGAACTTGAGCTCATGGCCCTATCTAAGAGGGATCTGAGGGAGAACCTGACTGAGTACCTACTCCCTAACGGTAGGAGGGTCTACCTACTCGCGAATGGGAGGTTAGTGAATTTGGTAGCCGCTGAGGGGCACCCGAGTGAGGTAATGGATATGAGCTTCGCTAACCAAGCGTTAAGCGTCGAGTTCCTGATCAGGAAGAGGGGAGAGATCCCGCCTCAGGTCATCCCGGTACCCAGGTTCATCGACGAGGAGGTAGCTAGGATAAAGCTCAGGTCCATGGGCATCGAGATAGACACCCTCACGCGAGAGCAGGAGGATTACCTTAGAAGCTGGCGGGTCTGAGGATGGAGGAACTGCCTTTAGGCGCCCTTAGAGTAAGAGGATGGAGTATCGGATGCGATCTTTGTTGGAAAGGGGCCAAAAGCGTTCTCTTCATCACGGGGGAGTGCCCTCTCTACCCTAGCTGTTTCTACTGCACGATAGCTGAGTGGAGGAGGGGCAAGAGGGATCTCGTGATCGTGAACGAGAGGGTTATCTCGGACCCCTCGGATGTGATAGAGGACGTCAAGCTGAGTTCTTCCTTGGGTATTGGAATTACGGGTGGAGAGCCTCTCCTAGTTCCTGAGAGGGTTTCAAGTTACGTTAAACTCCTCAAGGAGACTTTCGGTAAGGGATTCCACGTACACATCTACACTAACTCCCTGGGTGCTGATGAGAGGAACCTTTCCATCCTCTACGATGCTGGGGTAGACGAGATCAGGTTCCATACTTGGAATGAGAGGGATTGGGAGAAGATCAAGTTAGCTGTCTCAATAGGGTTCTCCGTGGGTGCTGAGATGCCATCAATACCCATGGATCCTTGGATTAAGAAGCTTAAGAGCCTCTCCAGATTCTTGGATGGCATTGGAGCCGATTTCCTGAACTTGAACGAGCTCGAATTCACGCCCTCAAATAGGGAGAAGCTTCTGAGCATGGGGATGAGGCCCAGGGCCGATGATGAGGTAGGAGTCGAGGGGAGCTCGGAGGCCGCTAGGGAGGTGCTGGAGTACTTGGAGAGGGAGACCGGCATGATGGGTTACTTCTGTCCCGCATTGCAGAAGGAGTATCAGGTCAGGATGAGGTGGATGAGAAGAGCTGTGAGCGTAGCTAGGGAGTACGAGACCCCTACGGATGAGGGAACGCTCATCTACGGTGAGGTCACCGGACCCGAGGAACTCCTAGTTTCGATAAGAAGGAAGTACGGTGGTCTCCTTAAGGATGGGGTTCTCCTAATGGACGCTGATTCCTTCGAGAGGGCATCAAGGGAATTGAAGAAACTGAACCTGAGCGGTAGGCTGGTCGAAGTGATGCCGACCGAGGAAAGGAGGGTCCTGCAGGTATATCCTCTGGATTTCGTTCTGAGAAATAGGAGGAAGAGGTGATAGGGCTATTCAGAAATCTATTGTCTCCCCTATCTCCGGAGCCTGTGAACTTATCCCCATCCTTTCCTCAACTTCTACAGCGAAATCGATGGTTCTATCACCGTGAACAACGATTAGGTGTTCCGGCTCGAGTTCTCGGATCAGTTTAAGGATACCCGATCTACTGGCATGAGCTGAGAAGTTAAGCTGGTTGACTTTCATATTCACCCAGTCTTCCTCTCCCTCTATCTCCATCTTCCCCTCCTCTAGCAACCTCCTTCCCTCAGACCCGTCAACTTGATAACCGGTTAGTGTTAGAGTGCTGTTCTCATCGTCCTTCTTCTCCTTCAAGTAGTAGTGCACGGGCCCTCCCTCCAGCATCCCCGAAGTCGTGAGGACGACGCTTGGGCTCTTGGAGATCCTCTCCCTCATCCCCCAATCCCTCACCGGGAGTAGGCTCCTTATCGTCATCCTCATCTCATCGTAGTTCCTCACCCTGTTCGAGAACTCGGCCGTTATCTCGGTGCTCTTCCTAGCCATGCCATCTAGGAAGAGGTTCCCCCTGAAGCCCCTAGCCCTGAGGGCCATAGCGACCTCGAGGAGCCTACCTATCGCGAAACCAGCTATTATCGCGGTACCTCCTCCGTTTATCGTCTCTATCACGGTGTCTCTGAGCAGTAATTCCTGTCTATCTCTCGGTGGATGCTCTCTCTTCGCGTAAGTCGACTCCGTGATCAGTATGTCCACCTTGGGTACGTCCTCCAGGCGCGCGGCTGGCATCAACCTGGACTCAACCGTGTTGAAGTCCCCCGTGTAAAGCAGGGAAGTACCGTTGTAGTTCACGTAGAACATCGCACTCCCGGGGATGTGCCCGGCATCTATAGCGATAACCTCCATATCCCCTACCCTGAAGGGGACATTGAACTCTACCTGTCTGAAGTTCTCGAGGGTCCTGCTGATCTCCCTAGCTCCATAACCCACATCATGACCTCTGGCCTTCGCGACCTTTATAGTGTCGTAGAGCAGGAGCTCCGTGTAGTACTTCGTTATATCTAACGCGTATACCGGTACTTCCTTCCCGTGACTGACGAGCCTGGGTAGGGAGCCCGAGTGATCCAAGTGGGCGTGGGTCAGCAGTACCGCATCGACCTCCTCAGGTACTGGGGGGAACTCGGGGTGCTGCTTGGGTATTAGTTTCATCCCATAATCAAGTAGGACCTTAGTCCTACCAGCCTCAAGCAATAGCGCGCTCTTACCGACTTCCCTAGTGCCCCCTAAGGCTGTTATCGTCAGCTTAGCCACTCTCATCACCTCTCGTTCGGACCTCTTGAGGTCCTCAGCGTGAGTAACTCCCAGCATCCCTTTAAAAAGGTATGACCGTGGAAAGCGAAGAGGTGACTCCATGTCCCAAGTCCCGTTCTCCGAATTCAAGAAGCTAGACATCAGGATTGGGGAAGTAATAGAAGCCGAGAGGATAGAGGGGAGCAAGAAATTGGTTAAATTGATGGTGGATCTGGGTGGTGAGAGGAGACAGCTCGTCGCGGGTATAGCTGAGTACTACGAACCTAAGGACCTGGTAGGGAGGCAGATCGTTGTGGTCACGAACCTCGAGAGGAGGAGGTTCATGGGAGTGGAGTCTCAGGGAATGCTTCTAGCAGCTGTGGTTGGTGGGAGGCCTGTCCTGATAGGGCCCGAGGAGAGGGTGCCTCCGGGGACCCCGGTGTCCTAGCTCATTCTTTTCCCTCACCTTCAGTTGCTCCTAGGATCCTGTACACCTCCACTCCTTCATCCCCAATCTTTTTGAAATCCAAGAAAGCTACTCCCTTCCTCTCAAGGCCTTCTAAGAGCTTCTTAGCCTTATCAATCGGTAAATTGAGCTCTGAGGACACATCAGCTATTGAGACGAAACCCCCTTTCCTCCTAGCGAGCCTTATTATCGCGGCCTCTAGCTTCTCCTCCGAGGCCCTGACTTCCCTCACCTCACGCCTGAGGTAGAGTAGGAGCCCAGCTACGGCTAGCAACGAGAGCCCGGGTAGCAAGCGTATTGGCTCAATAGCACTTGCTATTAAGAATATTAGCCCAAAGAATATAAGTATAGCTGCTAATATGTAAGAAATAATATCGGAAAGAGAGGGCAAGGGTTAACCCCCTACCTTCTCCTTGAGTCTCCTCAGCTCCTCCTCCAGCTGAGCTTGGAGCTCGATCTTACCGAGCTCCCTCTCAATGACATCCTTCTCCTCCGGTTCGAGGAGATCCAAGGCTCCTCCAGTAGCTATGAGCTCATCTAGGGCTGCAGCTCTCGCCTTCATTTCGCTCACCTTCTCCTCAGATCTCTCGATTATCCTAGCAGCTGAGGCGAAGTCCTCTGAGAGACCTGTCACCATCCCCTGAACTTCAACCTGGGCTTTCGAGGCCTCGTACTCTGCCTTCAGCTGCTCCTTCTTAGCTTTGAAGAGATCTATCTTTGTCTTCAAGTTATCCCTAACGGATAGGAGCTTCTCCTCATCTGCCTTCATATCGTTTATCCTTCCCTCGAGGACGCTCCTCTGTTGCGATAGCACGAGCTTCCTCTCAAGCGCCTGCTTAGCTAGGTCCTCCCTCCCGACCTTAAGGGCCCTCATCGCCTTCTCGTCCATATCCTTTATCTTCTCATCGATCCTCGCGAGCTCGAACTCGAGCTTCTTCCTAGCTGCGATAGCTCGAGAGAGCGCTATCTCCACGTTGTGGAGCTGTTGGACTAGCTTATCGTAGGCGTAATCCAACTGCTCCCTGGGGTCCTCGAACCTGTCGAAGAGCTTGTTCAACTTCGCCTCTATATTCACTCTGAGTCTCTCCCAGAACCCGGACATGAGGTCACCTTTACATGGTGCATGCATAAGATAAAAAGCGCTCATCGCGATCAGTATCACCCCCTGGGAACCTCTAAAATTTTTACCTCAAGTTAGCGGCCCGTCGGATTCCGATCGTGAGAGTCTCTTCAGCGACTCTCCATACTGTCTGAGTGAGAGAAGAGCTTGTGCAGCCCTTTCCGGGGTCGGGAAAACGGGCAATCCTCTCCTCCTAAGCTCCCTCAAGACATCCTCCACCTCCTCTGTAGTAGGGACAGCTACTGCGACTAGGGGTATCCTGGAGCATTTCAGGAGCTCGGACAACGCCTCCAAGGTCCTCTCAGGTATCATAGCGGGCACCCCAAACAACGGGATCAGGAGTACCGCGTCGTACTCCCCGCTCTCGGAGAATGCCCTTCCTACCTCGAGGAACTGCTCCGGCGTGGAGTCCCCCGTGAGGTCAGTCGGATTGCCGACCGGATAGTACGGAGGGAGCACTTCCCTCAGCCTCCTCTCGAGCTTCTCCGAGGGTGGGTTCAGCTGAAAGCCTAGGGATTCCAGGGCGTCGACAGCGAGTATACCGAAGCCCCCACCGTTCGTTACGACGGCCACTCTATCCCCCATCAACGGGGGCTGCGACGCCAGCGTCATGGGGGAATCCAAGAAGCCGCTCAGGTCACTCACCACCACTCCACCGCTCTGCCTGACGGCGGAGTGGAATATCTCGCTGCTCCCAGCCAGCGATCCCGTGTGGCTCCTCACGGCCCTGTTACCGGACTGGGTCCTTCCACCCTTCAGTATCACCACCGGCTTCCTCTCAGATGCTCTCCTGATCGACTCCATGAACTTTCTACCATCAGCAACGCTCTCTACGTAAGCGGCTATCACCTTAGTATCCTCATCGTCCATCAGGTACTCTACCAGCTCCCCCTCATCCACATCAGCCCTGTTACCGTAACTCACGAACTTACTTATCCCTATGCCCTCCTTCCTCATCATGGTCAGCAAGGTGCTGCCTAGGCTCCCGCTCTGAGTGAGGACAGCTACGCCTCCCTCCTTTGGCCTAGGCATGACTTTTTCCGGGAGGAAGAGCGTGTCCACTTTATTCTTAGGATCGAATATGCCCAAACAATTGGGTCCGATTATCCTTATTCCATGTCTCTTAGCGGTCTCGACGAGCTTCCTCTCCAATTCGGAGTTACCTACCTCCGAGAACCCTCCAGAGACGACTAAAGCTCCTTTGGCCCCTTTATCAGCTGCCTCCTTCATGATCTCCGGGGTTGCCTCGGCTCTGACAGCCACCACCACCAGATCCACCCTGTCCGGGATCTGGGAGAGCGATGGGTAGCATTTGATGTTCAGGATCTCCTCGGCACTCGGATTGACCGGGTATAGTCTTCCCTGGAACCCTATCTCGATCATCCTCCTCAATATGACGTGCCCTACCTTCTCCTCATTCCTGGAAGCCCCTACTATCGCGACGGAATACGGCTTGAAGAAGACATCTAAGGACGCTTTCATCATGCAGAGCTATGGGGCTTTACTTATACGTTCAACGCCCGATCCCCCATGACAGCTGCAATGTATAACGAATTGTTTTATACAATACTCAGTTTATAAGAAAATATTTTAAAGCATTGGCCTGAAACCATTACGATCTTCAGGGAAGGATTTATTCGGGGACTAGCGGAGAATTGCTTCGGCATTTACCTAAATTTCATTTAACGATCGACTAATTATATATATGGTTAGCTATCCGAACTAATGGGTTACTATGCGTTACAAGCTGGCGGCCCTCTTCCTCATCCCGATCCTAGTTTCACCCATGGTGCGGCTCGAGGCCCAGGGACAGGAGCTTGACTCTATTAGATTATATTCGCTCATGGGAGAAGCTAGGAGATCGGCTGACTTCATGAACCTGCTCGCGAGAGCAAAATCAATGGGCTTTAAGGAAGTTAAGTACTTGGGATTTGATATGAAAAGTGAGGGGCTTCTGGTATTAGGAGTAATGCTCAGCAGAGGGGAGGATAATGCCCTGCTGATCTTCGAGCTATTCGATGATGGCTACTCCGAGGCCTACCTTTACATGCTGAGAGGGGATAGAGTCCTTCTGGATTCCTTCAGCAGATCGGGAGTAATTACTGTATATGGGAAATCTCATTCCACCTGCCCCATAGTTGCTCGCAATGGTCGCTCAAGCTCCACTGGCATAGGTCCCTTAGAGGCTGGCCGCAACGATTGCTACAGCAGCGGCTGCAGGCCATGCTGCAGCGCACAGATAGGCTGCCCCAGCGGAAGGTACGCCGATTGCAAGTACATATGCGATAGCTGGAATTATGGGTGCCTTATCAATTGTGGTGTCACCCTCGTGGGCTGTGCAACTAGTTGTGCGGACTGTATCGCTGGTTCCCGCCTCGCCTGCGGTTTTTGTATAGCCCGCGTATTGGCATCCCCTTGGGCGGGAGAGTCCCTATCTGTTGCACCAGGTCGCATTGCGCATGCAGATGCTTGAGATATCAGGGGTAGTGGTATGAAGGTAGCACATCATACTATTATTTTTATTGTACTTATGGTTTATTTTATGTCACTATGGCTCCCAGACCTGTATAATATCTATAGGCCCTCACCCTTCCACTACCCCCTTTTCCTCCTCATCACAGCTGTAGCGTGGTTGTTCAAGGAGCAGTGCCCTCCGCTGAGGAAATGGAGGTTGCTGAGCATAGCAACGATCATCTTCGTTGCTTCAGTGAACACAGCCCTCCTGATTATTGCTGGAGTGAGGGTACTACCTGGTCCTCTAGTGGGCTCCCTATTCCTCGCCCCAGGAGCAATGTCACTGGAGGGGGAGTACCTTAGGCTTACAAAGCGGAGCAAGTGGGGGGCGAGGGTGGAGGTTCCCTTCATCATTCTTTCGTACTTCATCGTCATACAATCCCCTCTCACGTACTTCTTAGTAGCAGGACTCCCATTGAGGGAGGAGATTCCGCTCATCCTCTCGGAACCCCTTTACCTGCTCACATTCCTGATAGCTCATATGATGCTCCTACCCTTCATCTACTATGCGATAGTTGTTTGGAGGACCACCCAGAGGACCGCGAGAGGGCCTCCGATGCTATCTTTGGGGGACATGCTGTAGGATGCGACTGATCGATCATATCATCACCCTCAATTCGCTCTTGCTACTCCCTTCGAGTGTTTTTGGTCTTTACAAATTTCCACCAATTCTCTACTCTCTCTTTCCAATCCTCCCGGCGGCTAGATTACTGCTTAAATGGGGTAAGCGCGATCTCATAGGGAGGTCCAGCTGCTCTGCGCGATAACGTTCTGCTTGGTATCCGTAATACAACGTCGCTTCTCCTTAGGTTAGATGGGGTTGTGGAGGAGTTCCTTC is a window from the Candidatus Korarchaeum sp. genome containing:
- the rimI gene encoding ribosomal protein S18-alanine N-acetyltransferase; this encodes MLPNYRIRLFKPEDLEDVERINRIFLPENYPSYFFMENYRRFPNSFLVAETDEGKIVGYVMCRVEPHYIKGITLILGHVLSIAVSKEHRRRGIGEALMLKAEEGLLTYGSEVIYLEVRVSNEPAIRLYEKLGYKKLGIIPFYYADGEDAFLMYKVVKEGLDDSLVYQALGRRVTS
- a CDS encoding sulfurtransferase TusA family protein translates to MTKPVDLRNMRSPRAIVQIAKIVSKSPPGETISFLVGDKESIDDIYDWVERTGHIIRSVSERDGYWLVQITKKGG
- a CDS encoding adenosylhomocysteinase, translating into MPKVKDPSLAERGRRSIEWARAHMPVLSEISRRFLRERPLEGIKISASMHVTKETAVLMLALMDGGAYVFLAPSNPLSTQDDVAAALADEGIEVYAWRGMSDSDYLWAIEECLKAKPDITMDDGGDLTVIAHEKGYADGIAGGTEETTTGIMRERALEREGKLRYPIIAVNDAETKRNFDNVYGTGQSTIDGILRATNVMLAGKWFVVAGYGYVGRGIASRARGMGAKVIVTEVDPIRALMAAMDGFIVMPMREAAKIGDIFVTATGNRDVIRAEHLSLMRDGALLANAGHFDVEVSLKELELMALSKRDLRENLTEYLLPNGRRVYLLANGRLVNLVAAEGHPSEVMDMSFANQALSVEFLIRKRGEIPPQVIPVPRFIDEEVARIKLRSMGIEIDTLTREQEDYLRSWRV
- a CDS encoding radical SAM protein, producing the protein MEELPLGALRVRGWSIGCDLCWKGAKSVLFITGECPLYPSCFYCTIAEWRRGKRDLVIVNERVISDPSDVIEDVKLSSSLGIGITGGEPLLVPERVSSYVKLLKETFGKGFHVHIYTNSLGADERNLSILYDAGVDEIRFHTWNERDWEKIKLAVSIGFSVGAEMPSIPMDPWIKKLKSLSRFLDGIGADFLNLNELEFTPSNREKLLSMGMRPRADDEVGVEGSSEAAREVLEYLERETGMMGYFCPALQKEYQVRMRWMRRAVSVAREYETPTDEGTLIYGEVTGPEELLVSIRRKYGGLLKDGVLLMDADSFERASRELKKLNLSGRLVEVMPTEERRVLQVYPLDFVLRNRRKR
- a CDS encoding MBL fold metallo-hydrolase, producing MAKLTITALGGTREVGKSALLLEAGRTKVLLDYGMKLIPKQHPEFPPVPEEVDAVLLTHAHLDHSGSLPRLVSHGKEVPVYALDITKYYTELLLYDTIKVAKARGHDVGYGAREISRTLENFRQVEFNVPFRVGDMEVIAIDAGHIPGSAMFYVNYNGTSLLYTGDFNTVESRLMPAARLEDVPKVDILITESTYAKREHPPRDRQELLLRDTVIETINGGGTAIIAGFAIGRLLEVAMALRARGFRGNLFLDGMARKSTEITAEFSNRVRNYDEMRMTIRSLLPVRDWGMRERISKSPSVVLTTSGMLEGGPVHYYLKEKKDDENSTLTLTGYQVDGSEGRRLLEEGKMEIEGEEDWVNMKVNQLNFSAHASRSGILKLIRELEPEHLIVVHGDRTIDFAVEVEERMGISSQAPEIGETIDF
- the metG gene encoding methionine--tRNA ligase subunit beta produces the protein MSQVPFSEFKKLDIRIGEVIEAERIEGSKKLVKLMVDLGGERRQLVAGIAEYYEPKDLVGRQIVVVTNLERRRFMGVESQGMLLAAVVGGRPVLIGPEERVPPGTPVS
- a CDS encoding PspA/IM30 family protein, producing MSGFWERLRVNIEAKLNKLFDRFEDPREQLDYAYDKLVQQLHNVEIALSRAIAARKKLEFELARIDEKIKDMDEKAMRALKVGREDLAKQALERKLVLSQQRSVLEGRINDMKADEEKLLSVRDNLKTKIDLFKAKKEQLKAEYEASKAQVEVQGMVTGLSEDFASAARIIERSEEKVSEMKARAAALDELIATGGALDLLEPEEKDVIERELGKIELQAQLEEELRRLKEKVGG
- a CDS encoding CoA-binding protein; its protein translation is MKASLDVFFKPYSVAIVGASRNEEKVGHVILRRMIEIGFQGRLYPVNPSAEEILNIKCYPSLSQIPDRVDLVVVAVRAEATPEIMKEAADKGAKGALVVSGGFSEVGNSELERKLVETAKRHGIRIIGPNCLGIFDPKNKVDTLFLPEKVMPRPKEGGVAVLTQSGSLGSTLLTMMRKEGIGISKFVSYGNRADVDEGELVEYLMDDEDTKVIAAYVESVADGRKFMESIRRASERKPVVILKGGRTQSGNRAVRSHTGSLAGSSEIFHSAVRQSGGVVVSDLSGFLDSPMTLASQPPLMGDRVAVVTNGGGFGILAVDALESLGFQLNPPSEKLERRLREVLPPYYPVGNPTDLTGDSTPEQFLEVGRAFSESGEYDAVLLIPLFGVPAMIPERTLEALSELLKCSRIPLVAVAVPTTEEVEDVLRELRRRGLPVFPTPERAAQALLSLRQYGESLKRLSRSESDGPLT